Genomic DNA from Candidatus Binataceae bacterium:
GCAGGACCCCAATGGTGCTTTCCCGTGCGGTGACAAAGGTGTGCCCGTAGCCGATGCCGGTTCCCGCGCTCACCCGCTTGACCTGCATCAGACGGGTCTTGAAAGTCATCACCGGGCGCAAGTCAACCTTCTCTCTCACTGCGGCTACCGGCGGGAGGCCGTATATGGCTAGCCCCGGGCGTGCCAGATCGAAATGAGAATCGTCGCGCAGCACCAGCGCCGCAGAATTCGCGACGTGGCAAATGGTGGGGACGAATCCCGCATCGGAAAGCGCGCACAACGCGCTGCGGAATACTGCAAGCTGGGAATCGGTAACCTCGCTGGTCGGATCGCTTGCGTTGGCAAGGAGCGTACACAGACCCTCCACCCGAAGGGTCGGCGCGCCACGGAGTCGATCGATGAGCGCCCCCAGGTCGGACGGCACGACACCGAGGCGGGTAGCGCCGGTGTCGACCTTCAGGTGGATCGAAAACTGCGTTCGCCCGGCCTCGGCGGCCGCTTTTTCCAACGGTGCAATCAGCGAGGTATGAAACACAAACGGGGTGAGGTCGAGGTCGACAATTTCGCGCGCCTGCGAAGCGAAAAAGCCCGCCTGTAGAAAGATGCGCGCCTTGAGGCCGGCGTCGCGCAGCTCGCGGGCCTCATCGATGGTGGCGACGCCGAAGTAGTGGCATCCCTCTGCCGCCAACGTGCGCGATACGACGATCGCACCGTGCCCGTAAGCATCGGCCTTGACCACCACCATCAGCTCGCCGTGCGATGCGGTGGCTTTGAGCGCGTGATAGTTCGCGCGCAACGCGTCGAGATCTATCTCCGCGAAGGTGGGGCGTCCCACATTTTCCGTCGTAGTGCTGATGTGCTTCCCGCCTGGACCCGTCCTGCGACTTGGGCGCAACTAAAACGCCCGAGCCTCGTTCATGGCTCGGGCGCTATGTGCTCGATTCGCAACTTGCTTCGATATGGCTTGAGCCACTTCGAATTTCGCCCGTCAAGGGGCGAAATTCAGCTAACCACCGCAAGTAGGCACAGTCAATCAAACGCGCTGTGGGTTTGTGGATTGTCGATGTGGCCGAAAACTTCTCTCGTCGGTTGCCTCTCTACGACCGCAAGGTCGGCCCACGAGCCGGTCGAATGATGGTTGCGAATTGGATCCAAGCGCCAGCGCCTGTCGCCGTTTCGCTTTCTTTATTCGCGCCGAGTGATATAAACAGATCAGGCTGGGGGTGCGCCTTAGGCGCTGAGAACTCTCAGACGGGAGAACCCCTCGAACCTGATCCGGGTCATGCCGGCGTAGGGAAGCCACGACGGCCGAACGATCGTTGGTCGGCCGAAAGCCGCTTCCCAGGGCGCCCGGGAGGCGGCTTTTTTCGTGGGTGCGGCCAAAGACTCCAGCGCGTTTACCATCACGCTCAATGGCGAGCCGTACCGCCTCGATGGCGAGGCGCGACTCAGTGCGCTGATCGCCGCTCTCAAGATGCGCCCCACCCGAATCGCGGTCGAACTGAACCGTGAGGTGGTGCCCAAAGCCGACTACGATAAGACCACTCTCAAGACGGGCGACGAACTGGAAATAATCAATTTCGTCGGAGGCGGATGAGCTTCGACGCTCAAGCAAGGAACACAGGCGCGAAGCTTGCGTCGCAAGTTATATGACTCAAGACTCTCCCTTCAAACTGGCTGGCAAGACCTTCAAGTCGCGCCTCATAGTCGGGACCGGCAAATATAAGGACTTCGCCGAGACCCGCAGCGCGGTGGAAGAAAGCGGCGCCGAAATCGTCACGGTCGCGGTGCGGCGCGTCAACATCACCGACCGCGGCAAGGAAAACCTGCTCGACTATCTCGACCCCAGGCGCTACCAGATTCTGCCCAACACCGCAGGATGCTACACGGCGGAGGAAGCTATTCGCACCTGCCGGCTGGCGCGCGAAGTCGGCGTCGGCGACATGGTCAAGCTCGAAGTGATCGGTGATGAGAAGACGCTGTTCCCGGACGTGCCCGCCACCATCGAGGCTGCCAAGGTGCTGGTCAAGGAAGGCTTCAAGGTTCTGCCCTACATCACCGACGATCCGGTTACCTGCCTGAAGCTGCAGGAAGTCGGATGCGTCGCGGTTATGCCGCTGGCGGCGCCAATCGGATCGGGGCTCGGCATCCGCAATCCCTACAATCTTGCGATCATCGTGGAGCAGGCCAAGGTGCCGGTCATCGTCGATGCGGGTGTCGGCACCGCATCGGATGCTGCGGAGGCGATGGAACTTGGCTGTGATGGCGTGTTGATGAACACCGCGATCGCGGGTGCGAAGGATCCGCTTGCAATGGCGCGCGCGATGAAGCTCGGGATCGAGGCCGGCCGCATTGCATACTTGTCGGGGCGTATCGAGAAGAAGCTTTATGCGACTGCATCGAGCCCCATAACCGGAATCGTTCGGTGACAGGCGTTTGAGCGGAACTCGCCGGGTTAGCTTCCGCCTCTATCTCATTACCGATCGCAGAGCGGTCAAGTCGGCAAGTCTCCTCGACGCGTGCGAGGCCGTCCTGCAGATCGCGGCGGACCTTGCACCGCCGGGAAGCGTGGCACTCCAGCTCCGGGAGAAGGACCTCGACGCACGCGAAGTGTACGCACTCGCTTGCAGATTGCGCGAAATGACCACCCGCCTAGGTGCACCACTATTCATCAATGAGCGAGT
This window encodes:
- a CDS encoding thiazole synthase translates to MTQDSPFKLAGKTFKSRLIVGTGKYKDFAETRSAVEESGAEIVTVAVRRVNITDRGKENLLDYLDPRRYQILPNTAGCYTAEEAIRTCRLAREVGVGDMVKLEVIGDEKTLFPDVPATIEAAKVLVKEGFKVLPYITDDPVTCLKLQEVGCVAVMPLAAPIGSGLGIRNPYNLAIIVEQAKVPVIVDAGVGTASDAAEAMELGCDGVLMNTAIAGAKDPLAMARAMKLGIEAGRIAYLSGRIEKKLYATASSPITGIVR
- the alr gene encoding alanine racemase gives rise to the protein MGRPTFAEIDLDALRANYHALKATASHGELMVVVKADAYGHGAIVVSRTLAAEGCHYFGVATIDEARELRDAGLKARIFLQAGFFASQAREIVDLDLTPFVFHTSLIAPLEKAAAEAGRTQFSIHLKVDTGATRLGVVPSDLGALIDRLRGAPTLRVEGLCTLLANASDPTSEVTDSQLAVFRSALCALSDAGFVPTICHVANSAALVLRDDSHFDLARPGLAIYGLPPVAAVREKVDLRPVMTFKTRLMQVKRVSAGTGIGYGHTFVTARESTIGVLPVGYADGYKRGLQHGGEVLIRGKRAPVVGAVSMDVTTIDVTDIPGASVEDEVILWGGAGEAMISVNDVARLVQTISYEMLCTVGKRVPRICRG
- the thiS gene encoding sulfur carrier protein ThiS, producing the protein MGAAKDSSAFTITLNGEPYRLDGEARLSALIAALKMRPTRIAVELNREVVPKADYDKTTLKTGDELEIINFVGGG